A stretch of DNA from Pseudanabaena galeata CCNP1313:
CTGAGATAGGTATCGATAGTTTTTAGGTTTAGAAAGACTCAATTTTGTTAATCATTTGAGATCCACTCATTTTACTTGTAGAGGCAAGTTCTTCAGCTAGAAATTTACGATAAAGCTTGGGTAAAAATGGTGTCATCAAATTATCTTCAAGCCCACTGCCTAGACTAGTCCAAACATCAGACAACTCACCCAAAGCATCTTCAACCCGATCTTTTTTGAGCAAAGTTAAAATATCCACATTCCATTGATGATGATCTTTGAGCCATCGATAGACAACGATATCTTGGTACTCAGGCTCAAAGCTATAGGTTATGCCATTTGGGGTTTCAGATGGATTGGGATGATATTTAGAAGCTTTTTCCATCCAAGTAGAGGTAAGAAATTGATACCTCCCAGAGGCGGTGGAGCATTTTCCTTTATTTACGTCAGTTTTAATCGGAATGCATTGATTAGGATGTTGACTTAAATCGTGAACATGATCTCCACCATATAAAAGCGCATAGGAGTTCTTACCACTGGACTCGCTTGCAGAAATAGTTCTCATCAAAGCTCGAATATAGGGATCGCCATTAGACATAGCTAGTGGTGGCACATCTTCAGCTACTTTCAGATAATTAATGTGTCTTATGACGTTCTGAGCATTTTGGAGAAACCAGAGTAAGGCAAATAGGCTCAGAATTGAAGCGATATCCCAAATCTTTTGCTTTCTACTGTATACCTTATCTTCGCCATCTTTGTTGTGTTTTTGTTTTGAACGATAAAAGAACATAGAGATAATTTTTAAACAGTCGCAATAGAATCTTAAAATCAAAAAATTTTGACTTTAAGAACTAAATTAAGGCGAATTTGTTCCTTAGTCTAGTTCTTAAAGTCTTTATAGCTATGATTTAACTAATACTTGTGGGTTCTCATTCACCTCGAATT
This window harbors:
- a CDS encoding glycoside hydrolase family 24 protein, with protein sequence MFFYRSKQKHNKDGEDKVYSRKQKIWDIASILSLFALLWFLQNAQNVIRHINYLKVAEDVPPLAMSNGDPYIRALMRTISASESSGKNSYALLYGGDHVHDLSQHPNQCIPIKTDVNKGKCSTASGRYQFLTSTWMEKASKYHPNPSETPNGITYSFEPEYQDIVVYRWLKDHHQWNVDILTLLKKDRVEDALGELSDVWTSLGSGLEDNLMTPFLPKLYRKFLAEELASTSKMSGSQMINKIESF